The Geoalkalibacter sp. genomic interval CGCACCGGCGAGCAAGGGCCGGATTCCTTGTGACAAGAGTCTGATTTTCCCGGGTTTGTCTTGCAACCCGATCTATCCTTCGGAGGTTTCGTCATGAGAAAAACATTGTCCATCATCGCCGCGGCTCTGCTGGTGCTCGCTCTTCCGGCCCTGGGCCTGGCCGAGGAGGAGGCGCCGGTCACGGACATCGCCTTTATCCTCAACAGCTTTTCCTTTCTCGTCAGCGGCGCGCTGGTCATGTGGATGGCGGCCGGTTTCGCCATGCTCGAAGCCGGCATGGTGCGCAGCAAGAACGTCGCCACCATCTGCCTCAAGAACATCTCGCTGTACTCCATCGCCGGCATTCTCTACTACCTGATCGGCTACAACCTCATGTACAGCGGCGTGGACGGCGGTTTCCTGGGCAGCTTCGGCCTCTGGGCGCCGGATGACGCGGCGGCTCTGGCCGGTGATTACTCGGCGGGCTATGCCAGCGGCTCCGACTGGTTCTTCCAGATGGTGTTCGTCGCCACGGCGGCCTCGGTGGTTTCGGGAACCGTGGCCGAGCGCATCAAATTGTGGCCCTTTCTGCTGTTCTGCGTGGTTCTCACCGGCATCATCTATCCCATTCAGGGCGCCTGGAGCTGGGGCGGCGGCTGGCTGGACGAAATGGGCTTTTCCGACTACGCCGGATCGACCATCGTGCACTCGGTGGGCGGCTGGGCGGCCCTGACCGGTGCCATCATTCTCGGCGCGCGCAAGGGCAAGTACGGAGCGGGAGGGCGCGTTAATCCCATCCCTGGTTCGAGCATGCCCCTGGCGACCCTCGGCACCTTCGTGCTCTGGCTGGGCTGGTTCGGTTTCAACGGCGGCTCGGTGCTGGCCCTGGGTTCCGTCGAGGCGGTCGTCGAGATGTCCGTGGTCTACCTTAACACCAATCTGGCGGCGGCCGGCGGCATCGTCGCGGCCATGATCGCCCTGCAGATCATCTACAAGAAAGTCGACCTCTCCATGGCCCTCAACGGTGCCCTGGCCGGTCTGGTGTCCATCACCGCCGGACCCGCCACCCCCTCGCCCGGCGCGGCGGTGCTCATCGGGGCGGTTGGCGGCGTACTGGTGGTGCTGGCCGTCCCCCTCTTCGACAAGCTCAGAATCGATGACGTGGTCGGCGCCCTGTCGGTCCATCTGGTGTGCGGCATCTGGGGAACGCTGGCGGTTCCTTTCACCGACGGCGAGGCCAGCTTTCTCACCCAGCTGATCGGCGTGATTTCCGTGGGCGCCTTCGTCTCGGTCTTGAGCGCCGGGGTCTGGCTGGCCATGAAATACACCATCGGCATCCGCGTGTCGCCCGAGGAAGAGCATAGTGGTTCGGACACCGCCGAACTCGGCCTGGAGGCTTATCCTGAATTCGGCCAGGGCTCGCAGAAGTTGCGCTGATCCCTGATTTATCATCAACTCCCCGGGCGGCCGGTGCCGCCTGGGGCAATCCCTCACATGAAAAGGAGAAAATGCGGATGAAATTGACCAAGTGGATGACCATGGTGGTGGCAGGAGCGGTCTTTAGCGTCGGCGCGTTGGGTTCGCCCGTCGCAGCCGCGGTGGAAGCCTCGGGCAGCGTTTACCTCGGCTACTTCGACAAGTACCTGTGGCGCGGATTTAACCTCAGCGAAAGCAAGCCGGTCTTCCAGCCCGGCGTGGATGTGAGCCTCGGCAACTTCACCTTCAGCTACTGGAGCAACATTCAGCAGAATGACGGCGAGGCCACCGAAACCGACATCACCATCGATTACACCTTTTCGCCTCATGAACTGGTCTCGGTGAGCGTCGGCAATATCTTCTACCAGTTGGACTTCGGTGGCTTCAAGGATACCAACGAACTCTACCTGAGCGTCGGCCTCGACACCCTGCTCGCCCCGACCCTGACCGCCTATTGGGATTATGACGAAGCCGAGTCCGATGGCCTCTTCTTTACTCTGTCCGTGGGCCATACCTTCGAGGTCATGGACAACCTCGGCATCAACCTCGGCGCCCTGGTCAGCTACAATCAGGCGAGCGATTACGCGGTGTTTTACGAGGATGCCAACGGCGATCCCAAATCCTATCGTGACTTCCACAACTACGAACTTGGCATCAGCGCCGACTACGCCCTGATGGAAAATCTGGTTCTCAGCCCCTCCGTGCTCTACAGCTCGGGGATCAGCGGCGGCGCGAAAATGGCCATTGATTCGGATTGGCTGGCCGGGATCAATCTGAGCTATAATTTCTAGGCAAACAGCGTTTGCCGAATTCTGGTCGACAGCGGGGCCGCCATTCCCTACACTGGGGTGGCGGCCCCGATTTTTTTCCGGCGGCCGCTTCATGTCTTTGGAGAGGACCGTCATGAAGGAAATTGCCTTGCGCGCCGCCCGCGAAGGGGGGCGCATTCTGATGCAGAAATTCGGCACCGCCTTGCGCATCGAACACAAGGGCGCCGTGGATCTGGTGACCGAGGCCGACCGTGAAGCCGAGCAGGCCATCGTCGGGGTCATCCGCCAAACCTTTCCCCGCCATTCCATCCTGGCCGAGGAAGCCGACTACGGCGAAGGCAACGCCGCGTATCGCTGGATCATCGACCCCCTCGACGGCACCACCAATTTTGCCCATGCTTTTCCCTGGTTCGCGGTTTCCATTGCGCTTGAGGTCGATGGCGCGGTGGTTCTCGGCGTCGTTTACAATCCGGCCAATCAGGAAATGTATGTGGCGGAAAAAGGGCGCGGCGCCTATCTCAACGATGTGCAGATCCGCGTCTCGACCCTTGCCGGGATCGAGGACAGCCTGCTTGCCACCGGATTTCCCTATGACCGCAAGCACAGCGAGGTCAACAACTACGATCATTTTCTCAATTTTCAGCAGGCCGCCCAGGCCTGCCGGCGGGCCGGGGTCGCCTCGCTGGATCTGGCCTGCACCGCAGCCGGCCGTTTCGATGGTTACTGGGAGATGAAACTCAAGCCCTGGGACGTGGCGGCGGGCAAACTGCTGGTCGAGGAGGCCGGGGGGCTTGTCAGTGATTTCGACGGCCGCCCCTGTGACATTTTCGGAGCGGAAATCCTGGCGTCCAACGGGCTGATTCATGAGCCGATGATGGATCTGCTGCGTCACGGCCGACGCCCCGGCTAACCCTTTTCTGCTATACTTTAAGCCATAAGGGATTTACCCGTCCGGTCGCCGGCGTGGGGTCGGGGAAAGGGCGGGCTCAGCAAGGCAAGGAGGCGATATGGCCGACAACGACAATCGGGTTGAAATGGGCGATCTGACCCCGAATCTTGAGGAGCGTTTGGAAAAGGTTGAAAAAGGACTCGACATCATGGAGCGCCACGCAGATGCGTTGGAGCAGACGGAGGAGGGGTTGAACAATTACATGAAAAAGGTTGATCGCGAGCACAAGGACAGCCACTTTCACAGCGTTCCCCGCCCGCGCAAGCATGTTCTCTAGGATGATCGAATAAGCATGGCCAACGACAAGGGCCCCTCCTTCGCGAGGGGCCCTTGTCGTTGATGGAGAAAAACGCCCAGGATTTGTCGTTTAAGGTGTTTGCGACTCGTCCGGTTTTTCCTCGGGCTCCTCGGCCTTGATCATTTCGATTTCGTGCTCGATGACCGCGGCGCTTTGCTTGAGGCCATCGAGTTTTTCCAATAGCTGACGCACGTCCTCCTTTTCGAGAATGGCGGCTTCGCCCGCCTCATGGGCCGCGGAGACGAGCTGACCCAGATCGCCGTGGGCGGCATCGATTTTTTTGTGCAGGGACGCAAGGTCGATTTTTTTCTGCACGATGCGCCGATACTGCCCGGCCTTGAAGGTTGCCGTGGTAAATGTCTTGCGGGTGGCGTCCCAGATTTTCTCGGTCATATCCTTGAGGCCCTCCTCATGGCGGGCTTCGGTTTCGGGTTGCTGCTCGTCCTTGGGTTGCTGGTCGGCCGTTGGTTCCTCGGTGGTTTCAGGCTTCTTGGGTTCCTCCGTCATGGTTTCCTCCCCGGAAATGGCGAAAATTTTCAATCATTCTAGCAGTTTTGTCTTCAGCGTCAAGAAACGGGCGCGCGCCTGCCCTGTCTGGCCCCTTGCCCGCGAGGTATTCTTGGTCTAAACTAAGCCGAGTATTTTCAAGCGTTTCTTTATTCCCGCAAGGAGGGCCGTTCATCATGACAGCCGTTGCCAAGCCCGGCTCCACCAAATTTCAGGTCGATCTGCGCCGTCATCTCAGGGAAACCGAGGAGGACCGCGACCTGACGCGGTTGATCTGCGAGATTGCGGATGCCTCGAAGTACATCATCAATTCCATCCGCACCGGCGACCTCGGGCTGGCCGGCACCTCCAACCTCTACGGCGAGGACCAACTCGCCCTCGATGTGCTCTCCGACCGCATCCTGCGCAAGCGCCTGATCCATTCGGGCGTGGTGGCCAACATTCTCTCCGAGGAGACCACCGAGATCATCAAGGTTGCCCCCGACGGCAAGTATTCCGTCGCTTACGACCCTCTGGACGGCTCTTCCCTGGTGGATGTCAACCTAGCGGTCGGCACCATTGTTTCCATCTACGAGAGCACCAATATTTTTCAGCCCGGCCGCAACCAGGTGGCGGCCATGTACATTCTTTATGGACCGCGCACCTCGCTGGTCTATTCCACCGGCAAGGGCGTGCATGAATTCAGCATGAACCAGCTGATGGAGTTCACCCTGGATCGCGAGAACGTCAAAATGAAGCCCAGCGGTTCCATCTATTCTCCCGGCGGGCAGCGCAACCTCTATACCGAGGGCACGGAAAAATACGTGCGCTTTCTCGAGGAAAAGGGCTGCAAGCTGCGCTACAGCGGCGGCTTCGTGCCCGATATCAACCAGGTCTTGCTCAAGGGGACGGGGATTTTTTTCTATCCGCATCTGCGCAACAAACCCAACGGCAAGCTGCGTTTGCTCTTCGAGCTCAATCCCATGGCCTATCTCGTCGAGCAGGCCGGCGGCAAGGCGTCCACCGGCCGTCAGCGCATTCTCGACCTCCAGCCCCAGGGCATCGACGATTGCGCGCCGATCTTTATCGGCTGCCGGGAGGACGTGGAAAAGGCCGAGGAGTTTATCGCCCAGTTCGGCTGAAGGGGCTCGTTTGGTGCGACCTTGCCGCATTCACACACAAAAAAAAACCGGAGCCGCTGCTCCGGTTTTTTTTTGTGGGGGCCGGTGATCAGATTTCGGTGATGTTGAGGGCGCAGAGGGCCTGGCGAACGTGCTCGCGGATGAGACGGCCTTCCGTGAGGCTGAGGGCGTCGCGGGCGATTTTTTCCGCCTGCGCCAGGGTGATGTGGCGAACAAAGGCTTTGATGCGGGGAATAAAGGGCGCCGCCATGGAAAACTCGCGGATGCCCAGGCCCAGCAGCAGGGCCATGTGCACCGGATCGGTGGCCATTTCGCCGCACAGGCACAGCCCGATGCGATGTTTGCGGGCGATGCGCGCGAGCTGCCCGAGAATGCCGATCACCGCCGGGTGCAGCGGATCGAAATACTTGGCGACCAGGGGATTGTTGCGATCGGCGGCCAGCAGGTATTGGATCAGGTCGTTGGTGCCCAGCGCGAAGAATTCGACCTCCCCCGCCAGGCGCTCCGCCAGGTAGGCCGCGGCCGGAACCTCGATCATCACGCCCAGGGGGATCCGTTCCGCGGTCGCGATGCCTTCGGCGCGCAGGCGTTTGTACGCCTCGGTGACCAGGCTCTTGCAGGCGCGAATCTCATCCATGCTGGAAATCATCGGAAAGAGCAGTTTGACCGGCCCATGGGCGCCGGCCATGAGGATCGCCTCGATCTGGGTGCGAAAGATGTCGCGATGGTCGAGGCACACCCGCACCGAGCGCCAACCCATGAACGGGTTGTCCTCGCGCGGCGGGGCGAAGTAGGGCAGGGCCTTGTCGCCGCCGATATCCAGGGTGCGGATGGTCACGGGCCGGCCACCGAACTCTTCGACGATGCGGCGATAAAGCTGGTATTGCTCCTCGCGGTCGGGGAAATCGCCGCGCGCCATGTAGGGAAATTCCGTGCGGTAAAGGCCCACGCCCTCGGCGCCGTTGCGCAGGGCGATGGCAACATCGCCAATCAGGCCGATATTGGCGCGCAGCTTGATTTCCTCGCCCTCGGCGGTAAAGGCCGGAAGTTCGCGGTACTCCTCGAAGCGCTGGCCTTCGCGGCGGCGGTCGGCGTCATGCCTCTGGAACTCCTCGCTGACCTGGGGGGGCGGATTGATGTAAAGGGTGCCTGAATTGGCGTCGAGAATCAGGCTTTCATCGGGTGCCACCATTTTGAGCAGCCCCTTGACGCCCACCAGGGCGGGGATGCCCATGGACTTAGCCATGATGACGGCGTGGGAATTCTTCTCGCCGACCTCGGTGACGATCCCCAGGATTTTTTCCGGCTCCAGGCTGGCCATGTCCGAGGGGAGCAGTTCCCGGGCGACCAGAATTCCGGGATTCTTCAGCTGCAGGGGTTGGGCCTGATTGCCCATCAGATGCCCGAGAATGCGCCGGCCGATGTCTTCCATGTCGGCGGCGCGCTCGCGCAGGTAGGCGTCCTCCATGCGGCCGAAGGCCTCGACGTAGGCGCTGACCACGGTTTTCAGCGCGTAGGCGGCGCAGTGATGGCGTTGTTCGATCTCGGCGAGCAACTTTTGGATGAACCCGCGATCTTCCAGGATCATCAGATGGGTATGAAAAATCGCGGCGTCATCGGCGGATAGCCGTTCGGCCATCTGCTTTTCGAGGTACAGGGTCTGGATGCGGGTTTTTTCCAGGGCATCCTCGAGCTTGCGGCGCTCGTCCTCGGGGTCGATATCCGCCTCGTCGACGATATCGGTGAGCCCCAGGCGCTCGTCGAGCAGATTGGCCGGGCCGATGGCGACGCCGGAGTAGGCGATGGCGCCTCGCAGGGCGTGATAGCCGTTGCGGTTGCCGTTGTCGACATCGACCTTGGGAGAGCGCAGGGTCTGGCGGGTCTGTTCGAGTTCCTGCACCACGCGATTGGCCTGCTCTTCCTTCTGGCGGATGGAATCAAGCAGGCGCGCGTTGATGACGATGGACGCCACCTGAAAGGCAATCGTCGAGAGGGCGCTGATTTCCTCGCTGCTGAACTGGCGCGGTTCGGCGGTCTGGATGGTGATGACGCCGATGGGGTTTCTCCGGTCGAACAGCGGAAT includes:
- a CDS encoding class 1 fructose-bisphosphatase — encoded protein: MTAVAKPGSTKFQVDLRRHLRETEEDRDLTRLICEIADASKYIINSIRTGDLGLAGTSNLYGEDQLALDVLSDRILRKRLIHSGVVANILSEETTEIIKVAPDGKYSVAYDPLDGSSLVDVNLAVGTIVSIYESTNIFQPGRNQVAAMYILYGPRTSLVYSTGKGVHEFSMNQLMEFTLDRENVKMKPSGSIYSPGGQRNLYTEGTEKYVRFLEEKGCKLRYSGGFVPDINQVLLKGTGIFFYPHLRNKPNGKLRLLFELNPMAYLVEQAGGKASTGRQRILDLQPQGIDDCAPIFIGCREDVEKAEEFIAQFG
- a CDS encoding ammonium transporter, which encodes MRKTLSIIAAALLVLALPALGLAEEEAPVTDIAFILNSFSFLVSGALVMWMAAGFAMLEAGMVRSKNVATICLKNISLYSIAGILYYLIGYNLMYSGVDGGFLGSFGLWAPDDAAALAGDYSAGYASGSDWFFQMVFVATAASVVSGTVAERIKLWPFLLFCVVLTGIIYPIQGAWSWGGGWLDEMGFSDYAGSTIVHSVGGWAALTGAIILGARKGKYGAGGRVNPIPGSSMPLATLGTFVLWLGWFGFNGGSVLALGSVEAVVEMSVVYLNTNLAAAGGIVAAMIALQIIYKKVDLSMALNGALAGLVSITAGPATPSPGAAVLIGAVGGVLVVLAVPLFDKLRIDDVVGALSVHLVCGIWGTLAVPFTDGEASFLTQLIGVISVGAFVSVLSAGVWLAMKYTIGIRVSPEEEHSGSDTAELGLEAYPEFGQGSQKLR
- a CDS encoding inositol monophosphatase family protein, with product MKEIALRAAREGGRILMQKFGTALRIEHKGAVDLVTEADREAEQAIVGVIRQTFPRHSILAEEADYGEGNAAYRWIIDPLDGTTNFAHAFPWFAVSIALEVDGAVVLGVVYNPANQEMYVAEKGRGAYLNDVQIRVSTLAGIEDSLLATGFPYDRKHSEVNNYDHFLNFQQAAQACRRAGVASLDLACTAAGRFDGYWEMKLKPWDVAAGKLLVEEAGGLVSDFDGRPCDIFGAEILASNGLIHEPMMDLLRHGRRPG
- the ptsP gene encoding phosphoenolpyruvate--protein phosphotransferase; this encodes MSPTSRQNPGKDQFGITTLEDISALILQSHDLDDTLNNIVALVSRRMRTEVCSIYLLEEDGHTLRLRATKGLSRRAVGKVVMRISEGLTGLAVEQGRVVSILEPQHHPRYRYFRETREERFHSFLGIPLFDRRNPIGVITIQTAEPRQFSSEEISALSTIAFQVASIVINARLLDSIRQKEEQANRVVQELEQTRQTLRSPKVDVDNGNRNGYHALRGAIAYSGVAIGPANLLDERLGLTDIVDEADIDPEDERRKLEDALEKTRIQTLYLEKQMAERLSADDAAIFHTHLMILEDRGFIQKLLAEIEQRHHCAAYALKTVVSAYVEAFGRMEDAYLRERAADMEDIGRRILGHLMGNQAQPLQLKNPGILVARELLPSDMASLEPEKILGIVTEVGEKNSHAVIMAKSMGIPALVGVKGLLKMVAPDESLILDANSGTLYINPPPQVSEEFQRHDADRRREGQRFEEYRELPAFTAEGEEIKLRANIGLIGDVAIALRNGAEGVGLYRTEFPYMARGDFPDREEQYQLYRRIVEEFGGRPVTIRTLDIGGDKALPYFAPPREDNPFMGWRSVRVCLDHRDIFRTQIEAILMAGAHGPVKLLFPMISSMDEIRACKSLVTEAYKRLRAEGIATAERIPLGVMIEVPAAAYLAERLAGEVEFFALGTNDLIQYLLAADRNNPLVAKYFDPLHPAVIGILGQLARIARKHRIGLCLCGEMATDPVHMALLLGLGIREFSMAAPFIPRIKAFVRHITLAQAEKIARDALSLTEGRLIREHVRQALCALNITEI